One genomic window of Trichlorobacter lovleyi includes the following:
- the ftsH gene encoding ATP-dependent zinc metalloprotease FtsH yields the protein MNQFYKNLALWLVISLMMIMLFNMFQKPRVVEDKLSFSEFMTQIDDNRVKSVILQGNELTGKYLDKDNKEKAFRSYKPTFDADLTEKLLEKKITIQAKPEEERVSWFSIFISWFPLLLLVGIWIFFMRQMQMGGGKAMSFGKSRAKLLTEAQGKITFEDVAGIEEAKEELEEIIAFLKEPKKFTALGGKIPKGVLLVGPPGTGKTLLARAVAGEAGVPFFSISGSDFVEMFVGVGASRVRDLFLQGKKNAPCIIFIDEIDAVGRHRGAGLGGGHDEREQTLNQLLVEMDGFESNEGVILIAATNRPDVLDPALLRPGRFDRQVVVPRPDVKGREQILTVHAKKVPLTPEVDLGVIARGTPGFSGADLANLVNEAALLAARGNKTLVDMQDFDAAKDKVLMGAERRSMVISDEEKKSTAYHEAGHTLVAKMVPGSDPVHKVSIIPRGRALGVTMQLPIEDKHSYNRESLLGRIAVLMGGRAAEELIFKTFTTGAGNDIERATEMARKMVCEWGMSDLMGPVSLGKKDESIFLGRDMAMHKNFSEETAIKIDEEIKRIVDESYTRAITILREHEEHLHQLSLCLIEKENLTGAEVDDIIAGKGPVCTGKKADEPAKPAAEPAAEAVEEPQKPVDIQA from the coding sequence TTGAACCAGTTCTACAAAAATCTCGCCCTGTGGCTGGTCATCAGCCTGATGATGATCATGCTGTTCAACATGTTCCAGAAGCCGCGCGTTGTTGAAGACAAACTCAGCTTCAGCGAATTCATGACCCAGATTGATGACAACCGGGTCAAGTCGGTCATCCTGCAAGGCAATGAACTGACCGGTAAATACCTGGACAAGGACAACAAGGAAAAGGCGTTCCGCAGCTACAAGCCCACCTTTGATGCCGACCTGACCGAAAAACTACTGGAAAAGAAGATCACCATCCAGGCCAAGCCGGAAGAAGAGCGGGTCTCCTGGTTCTCAATCTTCATCTCCTGGTTCCCGCTGTTGCTGCTGGTGGGGATCTGGATCTTCTTCATGCGCCAGATGCAGATGGGGGGCGGCAAGGCCATGTCCTTCGGCAAGAGCCGCGCCAAACTGCTGACCGAGGCCCAGGGCAAGATCACCTTTGAGGATGTGGCCGGCATTGAAGAGGCCAAGGAAGAGCTGGAAGAGATCATCGCCTTCCTGAAAGAGCCCAAGAAGTTTACCGCCCTGGGGGGCAAGATCCCCAAAGGGGTGCTGCTGGTCGGCCCTCCCGGCACCGGCAAGACCCTGCTGGCCCGCGCCGTGGCCGGTGAGGCCGGAGTGCCGTTCTTCTCCATCTCCGGTTCCGACTTTGTGGAGATGTTCGTAGGGGTTGGCGCCAGCCGGGTGCGTGACCTGTTCCTGCAGGGCAAGAAAAACGCCCCCTGCATCATCTTTATTGACGAGATCGACGCGGTCGGACGCCATCGCGGTGCCGGACTGGGCGGCGGTCATGACGAGCGCGAGCAGACCCTCAACCAGCTGCTGGTGGAGATGGATGGTTTCGAGTCCAACGAAGGGGTGATCCTGATCGCCGCCACCAACCGCCCTGACGTGCTTGACCCGGCCCTGCTGCGTCCCGGCCGTTTTGACCGGCAGGTGGTGGTTCCCCGCCCGGATGTCAAGGGACGGGAGCAGATCCTGACCGTGCATGCCAAGAAGGTGCCGCTGACCCCCGAGGTTGACCTTGGCGTCATTGCCCGCGGCACCCCCGGTTTCTCCGGTGCCGACCTGGCCAACCTGGTCAATGAGGCAGCCCTGCTGGCAGCCCGTGGCAACAAGACCCTGGTGGATATGCAGGACTTTGATGCTGCCAAGGACAAGGTCCTGATGGGTGCCGAACGCCGCAGCATGGTGATCTCCGACGAGGAGAAGAAGAGTACCGCCTACCATGAGGCCGGCCATACCCTGGTGGCCAAGATGGTGCCGGGCAGCGATCCGGTCCACAAGGTATCGATCATCCCCCGCGGCCGTGCCCTGGGTGTTACCATGCAGCTGCCGATTGAGGACAAGCACAGCTACAACCGTGAATCCCTGCTGGGCCGGATTGCGGTGCTGATGGGCGGTCGTGCCGCTGAAGAGCTGATCTTCAAGACCTTTACCACCGGTGCCGGCAACGACATCGAGCGCGCCACTGAAATGGCCCGCAAGATGGTCTGCGAATGGGGTATGAGCGACCTGATGGGACCGGTCTCCCTGGGCAAGAAGGATGAGTCGATCTTCCTGGGCCGCGACATGGCCATGCACAAGAACTTCAGTGAAGAGACCGCCATCAAGATCGATGAAGAGATCAAGCGGATTGTGGACGAGAGCTACACCCGCGCCATCACGATCCTGCGTGAGCATGAAGAACACCTGCATCAGCTCTCACTCTGCCTGATTGAGAAGGAAAACCTGACAGGCGCCGAGGTTGACGACATCATCGCCGGTAAAGGCCCGGTCTGCACCGGCAAAAAGGCTGATGAACCGGCAAAGCCCGCTGCCGAACCGGCCGCAGAGGCCGTTGAAGAGCCGCAAAAGCCGGTGGACATTCAGGCGTGA
- a CDS encoding DUF6602 domain-containing protein, with protein sequence MTRIQNYFNGVADKIASASLIASTAQHRPDIGANRENIIRDFLHHHLPRRLFATLGGQIISHDGRESGQVDVIVSNDLGVRFDENEKTFVTAESVAGAITVKSTLNQTTLVDALTNLSTIPEPSIEAFSFKILKPGAAEAFLECHPSLYLFAYDGINGETCLAYVKDFYINHPEIPVRRYPKGIIVNRKYIIRFFRNETCTSTGCTISKDTFYLMPLEESLHGYPFVQLLNDLSSYADWLNHMDVSIHHYFNSGFGLNNA encoded by the coding sequence ATGACAAGGATACAAAATTACTTTAACGGAGTGGCGGACAAGATCGCAAGTGCTTCGCTAATTGCAAGCACTGCGCAACACCGGCCAGACATTGGGGCGAACAGGGAAAATATCATCAGAGATTTCCTGCATCACCATCTACCAAGGCGACTCTTTGCCACTCTTGGTGGCCAGATTATTTCTCATGACGGTAGAGAATCAGGCCAAGTAGATGTGATTGTCTCAAATGACCTTGGCGTAAGGTTTGACGAGAATGAAAAGACTTTCGTCACAGCGGAAAGCGTTGCAGGAGCAATTACAGTAAAATCCACTCTAAATCAGACTACCTTGGTTGATGCGCTGACCAATTTGTCAACTATTCCTGAACCGAGTATAGAAGCATTTAGCTTCAAAATTCTAAAACCCGGTGCCGCCGAGGCATTTCTAGAGTGCCACCCTTCGCTATATCTATTTGCCTATGACGGCATCAATGGCGAAACGTGTCTTGCTTATGTAAAGGACTTCTATATTAATCACCCTGAAATTCCAGTAAGGAGATATCCGAAAGGAATCATCGTTAACCGTAAGTATATAATTAGGTTTTTCCGAAATGAAACATGTACGTCGACGGGTTGCACCATTTCTAAAGATACTTTCTATCTTATGCCATTGGAAGAGTCGCTACACGGTTATCCGTTTGTGCAGCTACTAAACGATTTGTCGTCGTACGCAGACTGGCTAAACCATATGGACGTTTCTATTCATCATTACTTCAATTCTGGATTTGGCTTAAACAATGCGTAG
- a CDS encoding acid phosphatase codes for MVTHQAGLLNTGIRLFVFCLAASLLLSSTALEAKEKAPSGSVRKGYQGYLVADEVPNGLKLLAAPPVAGSAAYSADEEEYRSTRKLRGTIRWNMAVQDADLSVPDASSRFACTLGVPLSPQTAPQLYDLLLRVEADARAATVQAKNYYQRVRPFIINHHASCTPAAEPHLRKTGSYPSAHATIGWTWALVLAEVDPQQAENLLAHGLAFGQSRVICGAHWQSDVMAGRILASAVVAGLHAKSAFRH; via the coding sequence ATGGTGACACACCAGGCTGGACTTCTCAATACCGGTATCAGACTGTTTGTATTTTGCCTTGCAGCCTCGCTGCTGCTGTCAAGCACGGCTTTGGAAGCCAAAGAAAAAGCACCATCAGGCTCAGTACGCAAGGGGTATCAGGGGTATCTGGTGGCAGACGAGGTGCCGAACGGTTTAAAGCTGCTTGCAGCCCCTCCTGTTGCCGGTTCAGCGGCATATTCAGCCGATGAAGAGGAATATCGCTCAACGAGAAAACTGCGGGGAACCATCCGCTGGAACATGGCGGTGCAGGATGCCGACCTGTCCGTTCCCGATGCTTCAAGCCGTTTTGCATGTACCCTGGGGGTACCCTTATCACCCCAAACAGCACCGCAGCTGTATGATCTTTTACTGCGTGTTGAAGCTGATGCCAGGGCTGCAACCGTTCAAGCAAAGAATTATTATCAGCGTGTGCGCCCTTTTATTATCAATCATCACGCAAGCTGCACACCTGCTGCAGAACCGCACCTGAGAAAAACCGGTTCATATCCCTCCGCCCACGCAACCATTGGATGGACCTGGGCACTTGTGCTCGCAGAGGTTGATCCGCAACAGGCTGAAAATCTGCTTGCCCATGGACTCGCCTTCGGACAAAGCCGCGTCATCTGTGGCGCACATTGGCAAAGTGACGTAATGGCAGGCAGAATACTTGCTTCTGCGGTGGTAGCCGGTTTACATGCAAAATCGGCTTTCCGCCACTAG
- a CDS encoding 6-phosphofructokinase — protein MSKRMKICINTGGGDAPGLNAVIEAVTMAAYNRQWEVYGIKSGYTGLLNTDEIIRLTPEKVDGIASVGGTILGTTNKGNPFMMQVCNAAGECEQRDLSDKVMDNFRRLRFDALVAVGGDGSLEIAHRFAQKGMPVVGVPKTIDNDMGGTVITFGFDTAVNIATEAIDRLHSTAKSHDRVMVVEVMGRNAGFIALNSGISGNADVILIPEIPFDLEKICDKLMENELNGRKYAIVVVAEGAVPKGGEVIIKGEAEGGRQHVVLGGIAEYVAKEISKRTGKDSRSMVLGHLQRGGSPTTFDRLLSLRFGAAAVRAIEAGKFDHMVALKSPDIALVPLEEALGIQKRVDVNGDTVLTARDIGICFGD, from the coding sequence ATGTCAAAACGGATGAAGATCTGTATCAATACCGGCGGCGGTGATGCACCGGGCCTGAACGCGGTGATTGAAGCGGTCACCATGGCTGCCTATAACCGTCAGTGGGAGGTCTATGGCATCAAGTCCGGCTACACCGGGCTTTTGAACACCGACGAGATCATCCGCCTGACCCCGGAAAAGGTGGACGGCATTGCCAGCGTGGGCGGCACCATCCTGGGTACCACCAACAAGGGCAACCCCTTCATGATGCAGGTCTGTAACGCTGCCGGCGAATGCGAACAGCGCGACCTGTCGGACAAGGTCATGGACAACTTCAGACGGTTGCGCTTTGATGCCCTGGTGGCGGTGGGGGGCGACGGCAGCCTGGAGATCGCCCACCGTTTTGCCCAAAAAGGGATGCCGGTGGTGGGGGTGCCCAAGACCATTGACAACGACATGGGCGGCACCGTGATCACCTTCGGCTTTGACACCGCCGTCAACATCGCCACCGAAGCGATCGACCGGCTGCATTCCACGGCCAAATCCCACGACCGGGTGATGGTGGTGGAGGTCATGGGGCGCAATGCCGGCTTCATCGCCTTAAACAGCGGCATCTCCGGCAACGCCGATGTGATCCTGATCCCGGAGATCCCCTTTGATCTTGAAAAAATCTGCGACAAGCTGATGGAAAACGAGCTGAATGGCCGCAAGTACGCCATTGTGGTGGTGGCCGAAGGGGCCGTGCCCAAGGGTGGCGAGGTGATCATCAAGGGTGAGGCCGAAGGGGGGCGTCAGCATGTGGTGCTGGGCGGCATTGCCGAGTATGTGGCCAAAGAGATCAGCAAGCGCACCGGCAAAGACTCCCGCTCCATGGTGCTGGGCCACCTGCAGCGGGGCGGCTCCCCCACCACCTTTGACCGGCTGCTCTCCCTGCGCTTCGGCGCAGCTGCGGTGCGGGCCATTGAAGCAGGCAAGTTTGACCATATGGTAGCGCTTAAATCACCGGATATCGCCCTGGTACCGCTGGAAGAAGCACTGGGCATTCAGAAACGGGTGGATGTCAACGGCGACACCGTGCTGACCGCACGGGATATCGGGATCTGTTTCGGGGATTAA
- the tilS gene encoding tRNA lysidine(34) synthetase TilS, translating to MPAPIHHKLLDAIQRFNLCRPGDCLIVGVSGGADSVALLDLLATLPGFPLNLVVAHLNHCLRGDESDGDQQFVQQLADRYQLPCELRCVDVSQLARQQRLSLEEAGRTARYAFFDELRTRHHAAGIAVAHHADDQAETLLLRLLRGAGTTGLAAMVARNRAGIIRPLLAISRQELREHLTARGLTFREDSSNRDQAYLRNRVRHELLPLLQEYNPAIAERLSATASLLGEDETLLLHCTETAFSQLACSGAGWNALALAGLRQQPHALRLRLYRMAIESLQGHQQRLELRHYQLLDRLLLEGSTGAGLDLPGRLTALLTADRLLLAPKELLRPAPPRCCGIDALGRYELGNGLSLLVEAAAAPSSWHNLPAAVCYVDPEQAPFPWQVRPVAPGDRLELLGSTGSRPIQDILTDQKLPRHLRGCLPLISQDNRPLWLAGIRRSRHALAVPGCRQAIRITLSGQDQLPLFP from the coding sequence ATGCCTGCACCAATCCACCACAAGCTGCTGGACGCCATCCAGCGTTTCAACCTCTGTAGGCCCGGTGACTGCCTGATTGTCGGGGTCTCGGGCGGTGCCGACTCGGTGGCGTTGCTGGACCTGCTGGCCACCCTGCCCGGCTTTCCGCTGAACCTGGTTGTGGCCCACCTGAATCACTGCCTGCGCGGTGATGAAAGCGATGGCGACCAGCAGTTTGTCCAGCAGCTGGCAGACCGCTACCAGCTGCCCTGTGAGCTGCGTTGCGTTGATGTCAGCCAGCTGGCCCGGCAGCAGCGCCTCTCCCTGGAGGAGGCCGGACGCACGGCGCGCTACGCATTTTTTGACGAACTGCGGACCAGGCACCATGCCGCTGGCATCGCGGTTGCCCACCATGCCGACGACCAGGCCGAGACCCTGCTGTTACGGCTGCTGCGGGGTGCCGGCACCACCGGACTGGCCGCCATGGTAGCGCGGAACCGGGCCGGGATTATCCGGCCGCTGCTGGCGATCAGCCGCCAGGAACTGCGGGAGCACCTGACCGCCCGTGGGCTGACCTTCCGTGAGGACAGCAGCAACCGTGACCAGGCCTACCTGCGTAACCGGGTCCGCCATGAGCTGCTGCCGCTGTTGCAGGAGTACAACCCTGCCATTGCAGAGCGGCTGTCAGCCACCGCCAGCCTGCTGGGGGAGGACGAGACGCTGCTGCTCCACTGCACGGAGACGGCCTTCAGCCAGCTGGCCTGCAGCGGTGCCGGCTGGAACGCCCTGGCGCTGGCCGGTCTGAGGCAGCAGCCGCACGCACTCAGGCTGCGCCTGTATCGTATGGCAATCGAATCACTGCAGGGTCATCAGCAACGCCTTGAACTGCGCCACTACCAACTGCTGGACCGGCTGCTGCTGGAGGGCAGCACCGGTGCCGGCCTGGACCTGCCCGGCAGGCTGACCGCCCTGTTGACCGCAGACCGGCTGCTGCTTGCCCCCAAAGAGCTGCTGCGGCCCGCCCCACCCCGCTGCTGCGGGATTGACGCCCTGGGCAGGTACGAGCTGGGCAACGGCCTGTCACTGCTGGTCGAAGCTGCGGCGGCACCGTCCTCCTGGCACAACCTGCCTGCAGCGGTCTGCTATGTTGACCCGGAGCAGGCCCCCTTCCCCTGGCAGGTACGCCCGGTTGCCCCCGGCGACCGTCTGGAACTACTGGGCAGCACCGGCAGCCGCCCGATTCAGGACATCCTGACCGACCAGAAACTGCCCCGCCACCTGCGGGGATGCCTGCCGCTGATCAGCCAGGACAACCGGCCGCTCTGGCTGGCCGGTATCCGCCGCAGCCGTCATGCCCTGGCTGTTCCCGGCTGCCGGCAGGCGATCCGCATCACCCTCTCCGGGCAGGATCAACTCCCGCTGTTCCCCTGA
- the corA gene encoding magnesium/cobalt transporter CorA, whose product MRRTKKLFRTRASKEGLPPGSLIHIGEAPADAVSISVFSYSEQGLQENCSETLDLSLIQPQPSGVVWVDVEGVHQVETIRSLGEAYNLHPLVLEDIVSTVQRPKVEDYDDYLFVVVKMLLPLPDGDFAAEQLSLVLGRGYVLTFQEGIRGDAFEPVRERIRSVKGKIRTLGADYLLYTLLDAVVDRYFTVLEGFGERLVNIEEEVAMHPHPRTLVQLNDLKKEVIYLRKSTWPLREVLSFLERDDTDLICDATRLFLRDVHDHAVQTIDTVETFRDLLSGMLDLYLSSISNRTNEIMKFLTIIGTIFIPLTFVVGLYGMNFKYMPELEWHYGYFAVLGLMALMTIGMVLYFKHRKWL is encoded by the coding sequence ATGAGACGCACCAAAAAGCTGTTTAGAACCCGGGCCTCCAAGGAGGGCCTGCCTCCGGGCAGCCTGATCCACATTGGCGAAGCGCCGGCTGATGCGGTCAGCATCTCGGTCTTTTCCTACAGCGAGCAGGGGCTGCAGGAGAACTGCTCTGAAACCCTTGATCTCAGCCTTATTCAGCCCCAACCGTCCGGTGTAGTCTGGGTGGATGTGGAGGGGGTGCATCAGGTTGAGACCATCCGCAGCCTGGGCGAGGCCTATAATCTGCATCCCCTGGTGCTGGAGGATATTGTCAGTACGGTGCAGCGCCCCAAGGTTGAGGATTATGATGACTACCTGTTTGTGGTGGTCAAGATGCTGCTGCCCCTGCCGGACGGCGATTTTGCCGCGGAACAGCTGAGCCTGGTGCTGGGCAGGGGCTACGTGCTGACCTTCCAGGAGGGGATCCGGGGCGATGCCTTTGAGCCGGTCCGGGAGCGGATCCGTTCCGTCAAGGGCAAGATCCGCACCCTGGGGGCCGACTACCTGCTCTACACCCTGCTGGACGCGGTGGTTGACCGCTATTTTACGGTGCTGGAAGGGTTCGGGGAGCGGCTGGTCAACATCGAGGAAGAGGTTGCCATGCACCCCCATCCCCGTACCCTGGTGCAGCTGAATGACCTGAAGAAAGAGGTGATCTACCTGCGCAAGTCAACCTGGCCGCTGCGTGAGGTGCTGTCGTTTCTGGAGCGGGACGATACCGACCTGATCTGTGATGCCACCCGCCTGTTTCTGCGGGATGTCCATGACCATGCGGTGCAGACCATTGATACGGTTGAGACCTTCCGGGACCTGCTTTCCGGCATGCTGGATCTCTACCTCTCCAGCATCAGCAACCGCACCAACGAGATCATGAAGTTCCTGACCATCATCGGCACCATCTTTATCCCGCTGACCTTTGTGGTTGGCCTCTACGGCATGAACTTCAAGTATATGCCGGAGCTTGAGTGGCACTACGGCTACTTTGCCGTGCTGGGACTGATGGCGCTAATGACCATCGGGATGGTCCTCTACTTCAAACACCGGAAATGGCTGTAA
- the folP gene encoding dihydropteroate synthase, with the protein MRALSLSSPAAAQKELERIGVDPAGIVRMLPKLEQQALLVPQVRAAAANILKQEMLSLGGDAAVARGTVACSVSSTDVLLTGTRKQLLLLCSKLAGQPFGLKALALEIAAVLKTVQQPPSCWQTSRRQLSLERPLIMGILNVTPDSFSDGGCYATVERAVERALQLEAEGADLLDIGGESTRPGAPLISAEQELARVLPVIEALANRLSIPISVDTWKGSVAEACLAAGAEIINDISGLHFDPDLAAVVARHQAGLVVMHTRGTPQQMQQDTAYTDLLGEVAASLLQSAATARAAGITQAQICLDPGIGFAKDLHGNLELLRRLPELAKLGYPLLVGTSRKAFIGRVLQREVAADRLFGTAATVAHAVTSGARIVRVHDVQAMRDVALMAHAINTR; encoded by the coding sequence GTGCGCGCCCTGAGCCTCAGCTCCCCTGCGGCGGCACAAAAAGAACTGGAGCGGATCGGGGTTGATCCGGCCGGCATCGTCCGGATGCTCCCCAAACTGGAACAGCAGGCCCTGCTGGTACCGCAGGTCCGGGCTGCAGCCGCCAACATCCTGAAGCAGGAGATGCTCTCCCTGGGGGGCGATGCAGCGGTGGCACGGGGTACCGTGGCCTGTTCGGTCAGCAGCACCGACGTGTTGTTGACCGGCACCCGCAAACAGCTGCTGCTGCTCTGCAGCAAGCTGGCAGGACAACCTTTCGGCCTCAAGGCCCTGGCCCTTGAGATAGCAGCCGTTTTGAAAACCGTTCAGCAGCCGCCATCCTGCTGGCAGACCTCCAGACGTCAACTATCCCTGGAGCGTCCGCTGATCATGGGCATCCTGAATGTCACCCCGGACTCCTTTTCCGACGGCGGTTGCTACGCCACGGTTGAGCGGGCGGTTGAGCGGGCCCTGCAACTGGAGGCTGAAGGGGCTGACCTGCTTGACATCGGCGGCGAAAGTACCCGGCCCGGCGCACCGCTTATCTCTGCAGAACAGGAGCTCGCCCGGGTACTGCCGGTGATTGAGGCGCTTGCCAACAGGCTCTCCATCCCGATCTCGGTTGACACCTGGAAAGGCAGCGTGGCTGAGGCCTGTCTGGCTGCCGGGGCAGAGATCATCAATGACATCAGCGGCCTGCACTTTGATCCTGATCTGGCAGCGGTGGTCGCCCGGCATCAGGCCGGTCTGGTCGTGATGCACACCCGGGGCACACCCCAGCAGATGCAGCAGGATACCGCCTACACCGACCTGCTGGGTGAGGTGGCGGCCAGCCTGCTGCAGTCGGCTGCCACCGCACGTGCAGCCGGCATCACCCAGGCGCAGATCTGCCTGGACCCCGGCATCGGCTTTGCCAAGGATCTGCACGGCAACCTGGAACTGCTGCGCCGGCTGCCTGAGCTGGCAAAGCTTGGCTACCCGCTGCTGGTGGGAACCTCACGCAAGGCCTTTATCGGCAGGGTGCTGCAGCGGGAGGTTGCTGCTGACCGGCTGTTCGGCACTGCCGCCACCGTGGCCCATGCCGTAACATCCGGCGCCCGGATTGTGCGGGTGCATGACGTGCAGGCCATGAGAGATGTTGCCCTGATGGCCCATGCCATCAACACCCGCTAA
- the pfkA gene encoding 6-phosphofructokinase, which yields MKRLAILTSGGDCSGMNATIRAAARTAIANDVEMIGYRKGYAGLLKNEYIVLDSMAVSGTLQRGGTFLQSARSQEFRTEEGRKKALDNLMKERVEGLIVVGGDGSLSGALALDKLGFPVIGIPASIDNDIAYTDMALGVDTALNNIIYAVDCIKDTASSHDRAFIVEVMGRNSGYLASTAAIATGAEFAIVPEVELDLTDMCHQLRRRYEEGRTNALIIMAEGAGHAQSIADGIKDAVGFETRVTVLGHYQRGGAPSVFDRLLGSRFGRKSVELLLSGTKGVMVGLSANSLTTTLLEMVVKGGQKKLNEDLLRMADILGI from the coding sequence ATGAAGCGACTTGCCATTCTGACCAGCGGCGGTGACTGTTCCGGCATGAACGCCACCATCCGGGCTGCGGCCCGCACGGCCATTGCCAATGATGTGGAGATGATCGGCTACCGCAAGGGCTATGCCGGACTGCTGAAGAACGAGTATATCGTGCTGGACAGCATGGCGGTGTCAGGCACGCTGCAGCGGGGCGGCACCTTTCTGCAATCAGCCCGTTCCCAGGAGTTCCGCACCGAGGAGGGACGCAAGAAGGCGCTGGACAACCTGATGAAGGAACGGGTGGAAGGCCTGATCGTGGTGGGGGGTGACGGTTCCCTGTCCGGCGCCCTGGCCCTGGATAAGCTGGGCTTTCCGGTGATCGGCATTCCGGCCAGCATTGACAATGACATCGCCTACACCGATATGGCGTTGGGGGTGGATACGGCCCTGAACAACATCATCTATGCGGTGGACTGCATCAAGGATACCGCCTCATCCCATGACCGGGCCTTTATTGTTGAGGTGATGGGCCGCAACTCCGGCTATCTGGCCTCCACCGCCGCCATCGCCACCGGGGCCGAGTTTGCGATTGTGCCTGAGGTGGAGCTGGACCTGACCGACATGTGCCACCAGTTGCGGCGACGCTACGAAGAGGGGCGCACCAATGCCCTGATCATCATGGCGGAAGGGGCCGGCCATGCCCAGTCCATTGCCGACGGGATCAAGGACGCGGTGGGGTTTGAGACCCGCGTGACCGTGCTGGGGCATTACCAGCGCGGCGGCGCCCCGTCGGTCTTTGACCGTCTGCTGGGCAGCCGTTTCGGCAGGAAATCGGTGGAGCTGCTGCTGTCCGGCACCAAGGGGGTGATGGTCGGTCTGTCAGCCAATTCACTGACCACCACCCTGCTTGAGATGGTGGTCAAGGGTGGCCAAAAGAAGCTGAACGAAGACCTGCTACGGATGGCCGACATCCTGGGGATTTAA
- a CDS encoding CopG family transcriptional regulator codes for MNTAVKRATVYFDAAMHQALRHKSVETSRSLSDLVNEAVRQSLAEDADDLAAFAERVHEPLVSYETILKELKADGRL; via the coding sequence ATGAATACTGCGGTTAAGCGAGCAACGGTGTACTTTGACGCTGCAATGCATCAGGCCTTGCGTCATAAATCGGTTGAAACATCACGCAGTCTTTCAGATCTGGTGAACGAGGCTGTACGCCAGTCATTGGCTGAAGATGCAGATGATCTGGCTGCCTTTGCCGAGCGTGTGCATGAACCGTTGGTCAGTTATGAAACCATTCTGAAAGAACTCAAGGCTGATGGCCGCCTATAG
- a CDS encoding type II toxin-antitoxin system RelE family toxin, translated as MAAYSIFFKESVRKDLVDIANHDLKRIMERISALSENPRPAGSEKLVGQDRYRVRQGNYRIVYSIQDTELTVWVVKVGHRKEVYR; from the coding sequence ATGGCCGCCTATAGTATCTTTTTCAAAGAGTCGGTTCGGAAAGACCTGGTTGATATTGCAAACCATGATCTGAAACGGATTATGGAGCGCATTTCCGCACTTTCAGAGAATCCTCGCCCTGCCGGTTCTGAAAAACTGGTGGGGCAGGATCGTTACCGGGTCCGTCAGGGGAACTACCGTATCGTATACTCTATTCAGGATACCGAGTTGACCGTATGGGTGGTCAAGGTTGGCCACCGGAAAGAGGTGTATCGGTGA
- a CDS encoding Abi-alpha family protein encodes MSLPKLNRNLLPIGPEMKILSEFYKDIDKPSVVATGRAISTAVETSTTFLLPLQLWSEKRKRIFQHNINMLEKELVAAAKQGKTVIPAAPEIANALLDKLTYISDEDLSALFVRLLRRASIEEESGLAHPRFVDIVSSISPDEARILKATAQNDYFRCLSVSWEKIEEDDDGIITKIIYMSDRCLTRLESKITILFPDNVYKYLVSLESLGLLLIHEDTSLDEHLVPSKEYRALKRFYRDRIKDGVMKEDGHVSRVSYGRIQYTEFGLFFLDACVRSNDTVIKPQNNEKKASAEFTSTSL; translated from the coding sequence ATGTCACTGCCAAAGTTGAACAGAAACTTGCTGCCCATCGGCCCTGAAATGAAAATCCTGTCCGAGTTTTACAAGGATATTGATAAGCCCAGTGTTGTGGCAACCGGTAGAGCAATATCAACAGCAGTTGAAACATCAACGACCTTTCTATTGCCGTTACAACTCTGGTCGGAAAAACGAAAACGCATTTTTCAACATAATATCAACATGCTCGAGAAGGAATTGGTCGCGGCTGCTAAACAAGGAAAGACTGTAATTCCTGCTGCTCCTGAGATAGCCAACGCACTTCTCGATAAACTGACCTACATAAGTGACGAGGATCTGTCTGCTTTATTCGTTCGGCTGTTACGGAGAGCATCAATTGAAGAGGAGAGCGGCTTAGCACATCCAAGGTTTGTGGATATCGTTTCGAGCATTTCTCCGGATGAAGCGAGAATTTTAAAAGCTACTGCTCAGAATGATTATTTCCGTTGCCTGAGTGTCAGCTGGGAAAAAATTGAGGAAGATGATGACGGAATTATAACAAAGATCATTTATATGTCGGACAGGTGCCTGACGAGACTTGAAAGCAAAATTACCATTCTATTTCCGGATAATGTCTACAAGTACCTTGTTTCTTTGGAAAGCCTTGGGTTGCTGTTAATTCACGAAGATACTTCTCTGGATGAACATCTTGTGCCAAGCAAAGAATATCGTGCCTTGAAAAGATTCTACAGAGATCGGATAAAGGACGGAGTTATGAAAGAGGACGGGCACGTGTCTCGTGTTTCATATGGAAGAATCCAATACACAGAGTTTGGCCTGTTCTTTTTAGATGCCTGTGTACGGTCGAACGACACTGTCATAAAGCCACAAAATAACGAAAAAAAAGCTTCGGCTGAATTTACATCCACTTCGCTATGA